From Streptomyces fungicidicus, one genomic window encodes:
- a CDS encoding ATP-binding protein, protein MPQAYAGGSLPDEGAGGAYSPGTAPEPPSRGHDGGMAGLEGKEQPRGDGRVTVSRWSPTVEDERALKALELYGNPTEAEVPLPSRPESAATARRLVQVVVLREWGLTPALTEDAVLLVSELVGNAVRHTGARVFGLRMRHRRGWIRIEVRDPSRGLPCLMPVQDMDVSGRGLFLVDELADRWGVDLLPRGKTTWFEMRVLDR, encoded by the coding sequence GTGCCACAGGCATATGCCGGTGGCTCCTTGCCGGACGAGGGCGCAGGGGGGGCGTATTCCCCGGGAACCGCCCCGGAGCCCCCCTCGCGCGGCCATGATGGGGGCATGGCGGGGCTGGAGGGCAAGGAACAGCCGCGGGGAGACGGACGTGTGACCGTGTCGCGCTGGTCGCCGACGGTCGAGGACGAACGCGCCCTGAAGGCGCTGGAGTTGTACGGCAACCCGACGGAAGCCGAAGTTCCGCTGCCGTCCCGTCCCGAGTCCGCCGCCACCGCCCGCCGGCTCGTCCAGGTGGTCGTCCTGCGGGAGTGGGGCCTCACCCCCGCCCTCACCGAGGACGCCGTCCTGCTCGTCTCCGAACTGGTCGGCAACGCCGTACGGCACACCGGCGCCCGCGTCTTCGGCCTCCGGATGCGCCACCGGCGCGGCTGGATCCGGATCGAGGTCCGCGACCCCTCCCGCGGACTGCCCTGTCTCATGCCCGTCCAGGACATGGACGTCAGCGGCCGGGGCCTCTTCCTCGTCGACGAGCTCGCCGACCGCTGGGGCGTCGACCTGCTGCCCCGCGGCAAGACCACCTGGTTCGAGATGCGGGTCCTGGACCGCTGA
- a CDS encoding GNAT family N-acetyltransferase: MRDTLRTILDAAARGVFPATDGGTTVVPQPSGRDAGVLAFTAHSVVFTDEDPAWVRRTLAGADCDALAATMNVRFLAAFMERTGRRTDTIDVMTVAPPLPDGPPLALEEVGDPAHPRVVSARARRDDVRVWTAEGGVLVLGRGIAGRLEAAVEVPEEARHRGLGRRLALAARRLAGDEPVWAQISPGNARSLRAFQAAGYRPVGSEALFLRR, from the coding sequence GTGAGGGACACACTGCGGACCATTCTCGACGCGGCCGCACGGGGCGTCTTCCCGGCGACGGACGGCGGTACGACGGTGGTGCCGCAGCCGTCGGGGCGGGACGCGGGGGTGCTGGCGTTCACGGCGCACTCGGTGGTCTTCACGGACGAGGACCCGGCGTGGGTGCGGCGCACGCTGGCAGGGGCGGACTGCGACGCGCTCGCCGCCACGATGAACGTCCGCTTCCTGGCCGCCTTCATGGAGCGCACCGGGCGCCGTACGGACACGATCGACGTGATGACGGTGGCGCCACCGCTGCCGGACGGCCCCCCGCTCGCCCTGGAGGAGGTCGGCGACCCCGCGCACCCCCGGGTGGTGAGCGCCCGGGCACGCCGGGACGACGTACGGGTGTGGACGGCGGAGGGCGGTGTGCTGGTGCTGGGCCGCGGGATCGCCGGACGGCTGGAGGCGGCCGTGGAGGTGCCGGAGGAGGCGCGGCACCGTGGCCTGGGCCGGCGGCTGGCGCTGGCGGCCCGGCGGCTGGCCGGGGACGAACCGGTGTGGGCGCAGATCTCGCCGGGCAACGCGCGCAGTCTGCGGGCGTTCCAGGCGGCCGGATACCGGCCGGTCGGCTCGGAGGCGCTGTTCCTGCGCCGCTAG